The genomic DNA GACACCGGCCGCATCCTGCGCTTCGTGGAGAAGCCGCGCGTCTTCGTGTCCAACAAGATCAACGCCGGCCTCTACGTGTTCAGCCCCGGCATCCTGCAGCGCATCCAGGTGGGGCCGGCGCcgcggggctgggctgggcgGCCGGGTCCCCGCTCAGCCCCTGCCCCGTCCCGCAGCTGCGTCCGACCTCCATCGAGAAGGAGATCTTCCCGGCCATGGCGCAGGACGGGCAGCTCTTCGCCATGGAGCTGCAGGGTGAGGCCGCGGGGGCGGCGTGGGGGCGGCTCTCACACACGCTGCTGCCCCCGCGCGCGGCGCCGTCACCGCGGCTCTGTCCCCGCAGGCTTCTGGATGGACATCGGGCAGCCGAAAGACTTCCTGACGGGCATGTGCATGTACCTGCAGGCGCTGCGGACGCAGCACCCCGAGAGGCTGCACTCGGGGCCCGGTGTTGTAGGGAACGTGCTGGTGGTGAGCGCCGGCTCGCAGCGTCGCGGCCTTTCCCTGTGCTGACGATGCCGTCCGAGCGCTGGCCGAGTGGCGCGGGCGCTGCCGAGCGCTCTGCCCTCCCGGCCCGGCCGCAGCTCCGCTCCCTTCCAGGACCCGAGCGCCAAGATCGGGGCCAACTGCGTCATCGGCCCCAACGTGACGATCGGGGCCGGCGTGGTGGTGGAGGACGGGGTGCGCATCAAACGCTGCACCGTGCTGGAGGGGGCGCGCATCCGCTCCCACTCCTGGCTCGAGTCCTGCATCgtgggctggagctgctccgtGGGCCAGTGGGTGAGGACGTGGGTGCCGTACGGGGGTCGGGGTCCagctcctgccctccctcctcctcgTGTTGTGGCCGGAGGGACACGCTGGCGCTGGAGCAGGAGGGCGGCACTGAGTCCTGGGCAGGTGTGACGGGGCCTCTCTGGGGCAGGTGCGCATGGAAAACGTGACAGTGCTGGGCGAAGATGTCATCGTCAACGACGAGCTCTACCTCAACGGGGCGAATGTGCTGCCACACAAATCCATTGCCGAGTCTGTGCCAGAGCCGCGCATCATCATGTAGCAGCCCCGGGTGGGCCCGGCCCTACCGGTGCTGCTcggattaaatatttttatttccatctaCCGCTCGGCCTCATCTGAGCGCGGCCCAAGCCGTGGGTCGCTCGCCAGGGCTGGCCTGGCTGCCCCTTCCCATGTCTCAGCACCATGTAAGGAAGAATAATTTAATGCTGCATTTCATGAAGGCAGCCCCCAGTCAGGGGCGCATAACAGCCCGAACGCCCAGCCTGGCCCCCCTGCCCCGGCCACGGTGCTGCCGCGCGTTCCCGGCGCTGCCGCGGAGCCGAGGCCTCGGGCTCCCCTCCCTGAGAGCGGCTTGggggcagggaggctgctgCGCGAGGGGCGCGGTGGCCCCAGAGCCCGGCCTTGGGGCTCTGCCCCCCTGcagtccccagccccacatgcTGGGTCCTGGCCCCGAGTCTCAGGGGTCTCGGCTGGGGGAGCCCGTGGTGCGGGGCTGGGCGCTACGAGCTGGCCGGCTTGGTGAAGTCATCCACCCCCGTGATGGTGGCCTTGCAGAAGAAGCAGTCCTTGTTGTTCATCAGGTGCTGGT from Phaenicophaeus curvirostris isolate KB17595 chromosome 11, BPBGC_Pcur_1.0, whole genome shotgun sequence includes the following:
- the GMPPB gene encoding mannose-1-phosphate guanylyltransferase catalytic subunit beta; translation: MRALILVGGFGTRLRPLTLSRPKPLVEFCNKALLLHQLEALRQAGVTHVVLAVSYMSEALEAAMRRQEQRLGIRIALSHEKEPLGTAGPLALARDLLAEGGEPFFVLNSDVICEFPLAALARFHRRHGGEGSLVVTRVEEPAKYGVVVSEPDTGRILRFVEKPRVFVSNKINAGLYVFSPGILQRIQLRPTSIEKEIFPAMAQDGQLFAMELQGFWMDIGQPKDFLTGMCMYLQALRTQHPERLHSGPGVVGNVLVDPSAKIGANCVIGPNVTIGAGVVVEDGVRIKRCTVLEGARIRSHSWLESCIVGWSCSVGQWVRMENVTVLGEDVIVNDELYLNGANVLPHKSIAESVPEPRIIM